The following are encoded in a window of Bos indicus isolate NIAB-ARS_2022 breed Sahiwal x Tharparkar chromosome 21, NIAB-ARS_B.indTharparkar_mat_pri_1.0, whole genome shotgun sequence genomic DNA:
- the CLEC14A gene encoding C-type lectin domain family 14 member A produces the protein MRPALALCFLWQAFWPRPGRGEHPTADRASCSASGACYSLHHATFKRQEAQEACNLRHGVLSTVRGGAELRAVLALLRAGPGPGGGSKDLLFWVALERRRSDCTLENEPLRGFSWLSPDVGGSESDTLHWVEEPLLSCTVRRCAGLQATGGVEPAGWKEMRCHQRADGYLCKYQFQSLCPAPRPGAASNLSYRAPFQLYSAALDFSPPGTEVSALCPGQLSITATCTATEVDAHWEGIPSGTELCPCPGRYLRAGKCAELPDCLDEVGGFACECAAGFVLGKDGRSCVTNGEGQPTPGGTQVVTWHPPATAASLAPKGTWSPSVQKRPGEIPSAPGQGSATASFPEIPRWGAQSTLSTLQMSPQTEVKADVNSSGTAFPKVNATSPSDNPQAFDSSTVVFVLVSMAVVVLVILTVTVLGLFKLCFHKSPSPQQRKGPLASPGTEGDAEAAPLSSSSARSTDNGVKAGDCGLRDKVEGASLTGSSLGSGDT, from the coding sequence ATGAGGCCGGCGCTCGCCCTGTGCTTCCTCTGGCAGGCGTTCTGGCCCCGGCCCGGCCGTGGCGAGCACCCCACCGCCGACCGCGCGAGCTGCTCGGCCTCGGGGGCCTGCTATAGCCTGCACCACGCTACCTTCAAGCGGCAGGAGGCCCAGGAGGCCTGCAACCTGCGCCACGGGGTGCTCAGCACGGTGCGCGGGGGCGCGGAGCTCCGCGCAGTGCTCGCGCTCCTGCGGGCCGGCCCGGGCCCTGGAGGGGGCTCCAAAGACCTTCTCTTCTGGGTGGCGCTGGAGCGCCGGCGATCCGACTGCACCCTGGAGAATGAGCCTTTGCGGGGTTTCTCCTGGTTGTCCCCCGACGTCGGCGGGTCGGAAAGCGACACGCTGCACTGGGTGGAGGAGCCCCTACTCTCCTGCACCGTTCGGAGGTGCGCGGGACTCCAGGCCACCGGGGGAGTCGAGCCCGCGGGCTGGAAGGAGATGCGATGCCACCAGCGCGCCGACGGCTATCTGTGCAAGTACCAGTTCCAGAGCTTGTGCCCCGCACCGCGCCCCGGGGCCGCTTCGAACTTGAGCTACCGCGCGCCCTTCCAGCTGTACAGCGCGGCGCTGGACTTCAGTCCCCCCGGGACGGAGGTGAGTGCGCTCTGCCCTGGGCAGCTCTCCATCACGGCCACCTGCACCGCGACCGAGGTCGACGCGCACTGGGAAGGGATACCCTCTGGGACCGAGCTCTGTCCCTGTCCCGGGAGGTATCTACGGGCTGGTAAGTGCGCTGAGCTCCCTGACTGCCTAGACGAAGTGGGAGGCTTTGCTTGCGAGTGCGCTGCGGGTTTCGTGCTGGGGAAAGACGGACGCTCCTGTGTAACCAATGGGGAAGGACAGCCGACCCCTGGAGGGACCCAGGTGGTCACCTGGCACCCGCCAGCCACTGCAGCCAGCCTCGCGCCGAAGGGAACGTGGTCACCCAGTGTCCAGAAGAGGCCGGGAGAGATACCCAGTGCCCCCGGACAAGGCAGTGCAACAGCATCTTTTCCCGAGATCCCTCGGTGGGGAGCACAGAGCACGCTATCTACCCTTCAGATGTCCCCTCAAACAGAGGTAAAGGCGGACGTGAACTCTTCAGGAACAGCCTTTCCTAAGGTTAATGCTACGTCTCCCTCGGACAACCCCCAGGCTTTCGATTCTTCCACCGTGGTCTTCGTACTTGTGAGCATGGCTGTAGTAGTGTTGGTGATACTGACCGTGACAGTGCTGGGGCTTTTCAAACTCTGCTTCCACAAGAGCCCTTCCCCTCAACAAAGGAAGGGGCCTTTGGCCTCGCCGGGCACGGAGGGTGATGCTGAGGCGGCTCCTCTGAGCTCCAGCTCTGCACGTTCCACGGACAATGGGGTGAAGGCCGGAGACTGTGGTCTGCGGGACAAAGTAGAGGGAGCCTCGTTGACGGGGTCCTCTCTTGGCTCTGGTGACACATAG